The genomic window GGCCGCGCGAGCCTTCCAGGCCCCGACCAGCAGCGGCGGCGCCCGAGCCTATGCCGGTCCCGGCGCCCCAGGTTTTCGAAGAGCCTCCACCAGAAACGCGTGCTCTCACGGCGCAGAACGCTATAGATTCAGGAGCAATCACGCCCGAACCGCCGGCAAGCGCCCCGGCAGGCGCTGCACTGGGTGGCGCGGGCAGCACAAGCAACGCCGGCATCGGGGACGGAGGAGCCGCGGGCGCCGCGAGCGCAACGGCCGGCAATGTCGTCGGCCCGGAGGCGTTGCGCATTCCCGGCTCGGTCAAGCTCGCCTTCGCTGTCACCGGCCAGCAGGGCGCCTCGCCGATGCAGGGCGTTTTCGGCGACCTGGCCTGGCTGCAGGACGGCAGCAGCTACGACGCGCGGCTTTCTCTCAAATTCCTGTTCAGGACGATCCGCAGCCAGCACAGCACCGGCAAGATCGGCCCCACCGGCATCGAGCCGGACCGCTTTTCCGAGGCCCGCAAGGGCGAAGTGGCTTCGCACTTCCTGCGCGACCAGGGCCAGGTGATGTTCAGCAACAACGCCCCCAGCGTGCCCCTGCTGCCCGGCGCGCAAGACCGGCTCAGCGTGGTGATGCAGCTCGGCGGCATGCTGGCGGGCGACCCGGGGCGCTATCCGGCCGGCAGCCGCATTTCAATCCAGACGATCGGCCCGCGGGATGCCGGCGTCTGGGTCTTCAACATCGAAGGCGAAGAGCAGATGACCGTGCCCGCCGGTGACTTTGCGGTGCGAAAGCTCACGCGCAGCCCCCGGCGCGAGTTCGACGACAAGATCGAGATCTGGCTGGCGCCGGCCCTTGGCTACCTGCCGGTGCGGATGAAACAGACACAGGCCAACGGCGACTTTGCCGACATGCAGTTGCGCGAATCCCTTCCGGCGGGGCCCTCGAACTAGCCCGAAAGTGCAGGAAACAAGCATAGGAATTAATGCGTTTTCTCTACAAAAAGACAACCGAGCTTGAAACTGGCGCGTTGATTGCTATCTAACCTCCATGAATGCCATCGACATCCTCACAGGCCCAGCAATGAACATGCTCTATGACTCAGAGTCCTTCGTCGTCGTGCACGTGCAGCCGAACGAAAGCGACACACCCGCCCAGCCCAATGTGCCGGTTCTGGAACGCCACGGCTTCGAGATCGTAGACAAGCGCTCGGGCAAAGAGGTTTACCTCGACGGCTCGTGGGCCGAACTGTTCCAGCAGCAAATTGCCGCCTGGCAGCTCAATACGCCCACCCAGGAAGAGGTCGAGGACACGCTTGAAGGCTATGCCGAGCTGGCTCACACGCCGGTGCTGGTGCACTGAGCCCCTGCCGCCCCGGATGAGAAAGCGCCTTTTCAGGCGCTTTTTTTGCGCCCGCTCACCCCTCGCAGCTCATTTCCGACCATAGATCCAGCGGTACATAGGCCCGACCAGCAGCAGCACCGCCACCAGCCGGCACACCTGAAACGCCGTGACCACCGGCACCCCCAGCTGCAAGACCTTGGCGGTGATCGACATTTCGGCAATGCCGCCGGGCGAGGTGCCCAGGATCATGGTGGCGGGGTGCAGCCCCGTCGCCCGGGCCAGCAGCCACGCGGCGCCTGCGCACACCACCAGCATGACGACGGTGCCCAGCGCCACCGAACCCAGCCAGCGCGGCGCCGTGTACAAAAACTCGCGGCTGAAGCGCACGCCCAGGCTTACGGCAATTACCAGCTGCGCGGTGTTCGACATCCATGTGGGCACGGCCGACAGCGCCTGGCCTGCGATGGTGAACCCCATGGCAACCACCAGCGGACCCATGAACCACGGGTTGGTGCGGCCGAGCGCACGCATTGCAAGGCCGCCGATGCCGGTGGCCAATGCAAGCAGCAGGAGCCCGCTGGCATTCACCTCGCGCACCATCGGTGGATTGATTTCGAGCCCATGCAAGCCGCTCCACTGCATGGCGAACGGGATGGTGACGGTCACCACCACCAGGCGCAGGCTGTGCGCCGCGGCGACCAGATCGGTGCGCGCGCCGGCCGATTCGGACAGCAGCGTCATCTCCGACGCGCCGCCAATGGCGCCCGCGAAGTAAGTTGTCGCTCTCATGGACTTTGCCGGCACATGCGGCATTCGCTTGGCATGCAGCGCGTGCAACCAGCGACCGAAGCCCCAGCCGAGCAGCAAGGCCCAGGCAATGGCGAGCGCAATGGCCCACCAGACGCCGGCCACCAGCGCGACCACCGCCGGGGTGAAGTAGAGGCCCAGCACGGTGCCGATGGTCCATTGCCCGGCATTGCGCAGCGGCGTGTAACTGGCAGTGGGTGCGCCGGCAATCGATGCCAGCGACACCGCGAGCAGCGGGCCGATCATCCAGGGCAGGGGCGTGTGCAGAGCCAGGCAGATTTCCGCCGCGGCGAGTGCAAGCAACAGCGTGGCCAGCACGCGAACCGGAAAGCGAAGGGACACCACAGGAAGAAAGCGAAATTGGACGGCACGGCGTGCGGGCGCCAACGCATAGTATGGCTCGATGCGATGCCAACCCCTGCCCGCGCGGGCTCCCCGATTTCTGGTCCCCTTGCTCGCCGCCGTCGTGCTGGCAGGGTGCTCCGCCTTTTCGCCCGGCCCTGATGCGCCCGTGGCGCAGCGTGCCGCGGCGCTGCTGCCGGCAGACGCGCTCATCCTCGGCGAGCAGCACGACGCGGCCGAGCACCACGCCATCGAACGGGAAACCGTCGAGGCGCTGGCGAGCCAGGGCAAGCTGGCCGCGGTGCTGCTCGAAATGGCCGAGGAAGGCAACAGCACCGCCCGCCTCGACCGCACAGCCACCGAAGCGCAGGTGCAAGCCGCCCTCGGCTGGAATGACAAGGCCTGGCCCTGGCGGAGCTACGGCCCGGCGGTGATGGCCGCCGTGCGCGCCGGTGTGCCGGTCATCGGGGCCAACATGCCGCGCGCTCGAATGAAGAACGCCATGGCCGACGTTTCGCTCGACGTACAGCTCAACGGCGAGGCCTACACCGCGCAGCAGGACGCCGTGCGCGAGGGCCACTGCAAGCTGCTGCCCGAAGCCCAGATCGTGCCGATGACGCGCATCCAGGTCGGTCGCGACCGCGCGATGGCGCAAGCCATCGTCAAGGCCCGGCAGCCGGGCAAGACGGTGCTGCTGATCAGCGGCGCGGGCCACGCCACCAAGGTGCTGGGCGTGCCGCAGCACCTGCCGACCGATGTTTCGTTCAAGACGGTGCGGCTGCAGGCCGGCGGCGATTCACCCGAGTCGGACGAAGACAACAAGGGCGCCTACGACGCCGTGTGGCGAACGCCCGCCCTGCCGCCCAAAGACTACTGCGCGGGCATGCGGGCACCCGCGTAAATCTGGGCGCCTGGCCCGGGCGCCTGCCGGCTCAGGCGAATTTCTTGATCGAATCCGCCAGCGCGTTGACCAGCGTGTCGATGTGCTGCTTTTCGACGATGTACGGCGGCGCAATCACCAGCACGTCGCCCGCGGGCCGCACCAGTGCGCCCTTGTGGAAGCAGTCCAGGAAGATGTCGTAGGCCCGCTTGCCCGGCGTGCCCGCAATCGGCGCAAGCTCCACCGCCGCGGCAAGGCCGAGGCTGCGGATGCCGATCACGTTCGGCAGGCCCTTGAATGCGCTGTGGAACGCATCGCCCAGCACCTTGCCCATTTCGCCCGCGCGGGCAAACAGCTTCTCTTCCTTGAACAGGTCGAGCGTGGCAATGGCCGCGGCGCAGGCCACCGGGTGGCCGGAGTAGGTGTAGCCGTGGAAGAACTCGACCACGTGCTCGGGCGCGTCGGTCTTCATCATCGCGTCGTAGAGCTTGTCGCGGCAGATCACGCCGCCCAGCGGAATGACGCCGTTGGTCACGCACTTGGCAAAGTTAAGCATGTCGGGCACCACGCCGAAATAGTCCGACGCGAAGTTGGTGCCCATGCGGCCGAAACCGGTAATGACCTCGTCGAAGATCAGCAGGATGCCGTGCTTGTCGCAAATCTCGCGCAGGCGCTTGAGGTAGCCCTTGGGCGGCAGGTACCAGCCCGCCGAACCGGCCACCGGCTCCACGATGATGGCTGCGATGTTGCTCGGGTCGTGCAGCGGAAGAATGCGGGTTTCAAGCTCGACCAGCGGGTCTTCGGCCCACACCGGCTCCTCGTTGTGGATGTAGGCGTGGTTCACCGGATCGTGGATGAACCGCATGTGGTCCACGCGCGGCAAGAAAGCCGAGCCGAACACCTTGCGGTTGCCCGGAATGCCGCCCACCGACATGCCGCCGAAGCCCACGCCGTGGTAGCCCTTCTCGCGGCCTATGAACACGTTGCGGTGGCCCTCGCCGCGCGCGCGGTGATAGGCCAGCGCCACCTTCATGGAGGTGTCGGCCGCCTCGGATCCCGAATTGCAGAACAGCACCTTGTTCAGGTCGCCGGGCGCCAGCGAGGCGATCATCTCCGCCGCCTTGAAGGCCTTGTCGTTGCTGACCTGGAAGGCGGTGGCGTAGTCCAGCGTGTCCAGCTGCTTCTTGATCGCCTCGTTGATCGGCTTGCGGTTGTGGCCCGCGCCCACGCACCACAGCGACGAGATGCCGTCGATCACCTTCTTGCCGTCGTGCGTGGTGAACGTCATGCCGTCGGCCGCCACGAAGACGCGCGGGTCTTTCTGGAAGTGGCGGTTGGGCGTGAAAGGCAACCACTGGTTGCCCATGTTGAAGTCCTGGTAGGCCATGCGTGCGTCCTTCTTGGTCTCGGTGAATGCCGCCGCCGAGCGCCGCCGGGCGGGGTTCCGGCATTCTTGCACTTTTGCCCGCGGGGCGCCCCTGCCGGCACCTGCCCTTGCGGGCGCTGCGACAATCGGGGCCTCATGAGTGCATACATCCTGACCCTTTCCTGCCCTGACCGCGTGGGCATCGTGCATGCCGTTTCGGGCTTTCTGCTCGAGCGCGGCGGCAACATCGAGGAAGCCGCCCAGTACAACGACCACGGCACCGGCCTGTTCTTCATGCGCGTGCGCTTTGCCTGCAGCGACCACACCGAGGCGGCGCTGCGCGAACAGCTCGCCACCTTCGGCGCGGGCTTTGGCATGAACCTGCAGCTGCACGCCGCGGCCCAGCCGATGAAGACGGTGATCCTGGTCAGCAAGGAAGGCCACTGCCTGAACGACCTGCTGTTCCGCTGGAAGAGCGGGCTGCTCGCCATCGACGTGCGCGCCATCATTTCGAACCACCGCGACTTCTACCAGCTGGCCGCCAGCTACAACGTGCCGTTCCATCACATTCCCGTGACGGCCGCCACCAAGGCGCAGGGCGAGGCAAAGCAGCTTGAAATCATCGAGGCGGAAGGCGCCGAACTGGTGGTGCTCGCGCGCTACATGCAAATCTTGAGCAACGACCTGTGCAACAGCCTGGCCGGTCGCGCGATCAACATCCACCATTCGTTCCTGCCGAGCTTCAAGGGTGCCAAGCCCTATTACCAGGCGCACGACCGCGGCGTGAAGCTGATCGGCGCCACCGCCCACTACGTGACGGCCGACCTCGACGAAGGTCCGATCATCGAGCAGGACGTGGCACGCGCCGACCACACCGACACCGTCGAAGACCTCACGGCCCGCGGACGCGACACCGAAAGCCAGGTGCTGGCCCGCGCGGTGAAGTGGCACAGCGAGCACCGCGTGCTGCTGAACGGGCACCGCACGGTCGTATTCCGCTGACGAGCACCTGCAGGGGCCTCCGGCCACCAACCACACTCGTGTAAGCGGGTGTAGCATCCAGCGCCAAACGAGGAGAAGGCGCAATGCGAAGTTGGATCGGTGGATTTCTGCTGGCCTTTTTGGCGGCGGGCCTGTTCGGGTGTTCCGCCTCCGGGCCGCGGCATTCGGAAATGGAGCAAAGCCTGCCCTCGCTGGGCGAGAACGAGGGGCGAATCTATTTCTATAGAAATTCGATCCTCGGCGCGGCGATCCAGCCCGAGGTCTTGCTCAACGGGCAGGTCGTCGGCAAGTCGCAGCCCAGCAGCTTTTTCTTCGTCGACCGTCCCGCCGGCTCTTACCGGGCCACCGCCCGCACCGAGGCCGAAGGCAGCATCGACATCGCGCTGCGTCCCCGGCAGACCGCCTATATCGAGATGAGCATCAGCATGGGCTTGCTGGTCGGCCGCCCGGCGTTCGAGCGGGTGGCGGAACCGGAAGGCCGCAAGGCCTTGCCATCGCTTGCTTACGGCGGAAAGTTGCCGCTTACGGTCAAGGCGGCCCAAGCCCCAGCGACGAACGCACCACTCACTCCGACGGCTTCCGCAAGCCCCTCGGTGGCCACGGCAACGCCTGTTGCAAGACCGTCGCTCGTGCCCATTGCAGTCGCACCCGGCACGCAAGGCCCGGCTGCCACGGCTGCGCAGCCGCAGGCTGTCACGCCTGCTTCTCCAGTGCCCGCTGGGTCCGACGCAACACCTTTTGCCAAGACTTCGATCAACGACCTGCGGCTGCTCTTGCAGGCCAACCGATGAAACACCTGCTCCTGCCTTTCGCGCTGGCCCTCGCAACCGCGCTCACTGCCACCGCCTCATCCGCGCAAGACGCGCGAAGCAGCTCGGCACTCGCACCGGACGCGCTCTTTACCCGGGTTTCGCCCAACGTATGGGTGGTGCAGGCCACCGATGCGCAAGGGAAAGTCCTCGCGTCCGGCAGCGCTGTCGCCACCGGTCCGGGCACCGCCGTCACGAGTTGCCAGTTGCTCGCAAAAGCCAGCACCGTGGCACTGAAGCGCGATAACGTGAGCTATGGCGCAGCGCTGGTGTTTCCGGACGTCGCGCGCGACATGTGCCAGCTGCGTATTGCGAATTTCGCAGCCCCGCCCCTCGGCATTGCACCTGCAAATGCACTGCAGGTCGGCATGCCGCTCTACATCGTCGGATCGCCGCGAGGCAAGGAACTGACGCTGGGTGTGGGCATGCTCGCTGGCTTGCGACGCAACGACGCGGGCCAGCTCGAAGCCCTGCAGCTCGCCGCGCAGCCCGAGGCAGGCCTTGGCGGGGCCGGGATCTTCGATGCGCAAGGCCGCTTGGTGGGCTTGGCAGGTGGGGCGCCTGCCGGCTCGGCCTCGGCGAATCTCGCGATGCCGGCATCCTGGATTGCGGAACTGCCCACGCGCGGGCAGTTGGCCATCGAGCGTCTGGCAATGCAGCCGGCAACGAACTCTGCGACCAGTCCAGAGAGCCGGACCTCGAACCAGGCTCGCCCGAGCGTTGTCGAATACCAGCTGCACGACCGCCTCACCAACGTCTACCGAAAGGTGGTTTACCGGGCCGATCCCTCAACGGACGACCGCATCAGTTTCAACAATGGCGGATGGATCGAAAAGCCGGGCGGTGAAGTGGTCGGCCTGACCACTGCCATTGCCGGCGAGTTCGACACGGCCATGCCGCCGGGCGGCTGGGCCAGGGAAAACCTCACCGAAGAAGCCGCGTGGAGAACACGCTACGACTCCACGCGAAGCGGGACGCGCATCAACATGGATCTGTCGGCTACGGTAATGGAAGACACCACGCTGACGGTGGGCGGGCAGGAATACAAAGTGGTGCGAATCGAGTACCGCGGCTACACGCAGCGGTTCGCGAATGCGGGAGCCGTCGGAGGCAACCAGTATGGCCGCTACCAGGCCGAGGTGTGGTTTTCGCGGGAGCTCGGACGCGTCATTCGCTTCGAGGCGAAGACGCGGGGTGGCGCGAGCGGCGGGGCGTTCCAGGTCAACGAAGCCCTCGAACTCGTAAGCCTGCGCTAGGAGCGCCGGGCCCCCGCGGCCCGCCACCGCGCCTACCTCAATCAGTTCCGGTTGGGGTTGTTCGGACGACGGTCATGGCGGTTCGGTACGCCGTCGCCGTCACGATCCCATTGGCCGCGGCGGTATTCCCAGCGGCCGTCGCGTTCGCGCCATTCCGGCGCACGGTAGGCATAGCCAGGGCGGGCACGCACATACATGCCGCGGACCCACACATGGCGTCCACCTCGCCATTCGTAGTGCCCCGGGGCCCACACGTAGCCACGGCGCGGCGGCGGCACGCGCTCGTAGCGCGGCGGCGGAGGCGGCACCTCGACGTAGACGCCGGGCTGCGCATGGGCGGCTGTCGGCACCATGAGCGCGCCTCCAGCGGAGAGCAGCGAAGCGGCACCGATCGAAAGTGTGATTGCTAGTTTTTTCATGGGTTGGCCCTCATGAGTTGTTGGAGCCTTCATGCTGCCGGGCCCATGTGAACCGCCTGTAAGCCCTACACCGGAGTTTGTGTAAACGTGTATCGCAAAAAGTAGTGCTTTTGTTAGCGCTTACTCTTGCAATTCGCGAAGATCGACGGCTGCTGCCATGGCGGCATGGCCCGCTTTGTTGGGGTGCAGGTGGTCGCCGTTGTCGTACAGCGGGTTCAGCGCCAGCGGATCGGCCGGGTTGCGGAGCACCGCGTCGAAGTCGATCACCGCGTCGACGTCGTGCCGGCTGCGGATCCAGCGGTTGACCTCGGCGCGCATGGCCTCGGAAGCTTCGTTCCAGTACACGGTGTTCTTGAACGGCGGCACGGTGCCGATCAGCACCTTCACCCCCTTGGCGCGCGCTTGCTTGATCAGCTGCTGCAAACCCTCGGTGATGCGTTCCGCCGTCGGCACCTCGTGCTCCGGCGTCGGCAGCCGCGCCATGCCGACCAGCACGCTGCGGCCGATGTCGTTGGTGCCCAGCAGCACGACGACATGGGTCACGCCCGTCTGCCCGAGCGCATCGCGCGCAAAGCGCGAAAGGCCGCTCGGGCCGATGCCGTCGGTCAGCAGGCGGTTGCCGCCAATGCCGGTGTTGATGACCGACACCGGCTGCGCCGCCGAAGGGCTGTTGCGCAAACGCGTGGCAAGCAGATCGGGATACGCGCCCTGGCCCGCCTCGCCGCCGCCGGCGGTGATGGAGTCGCCGAAGGCAACCACCACGCGCACCGGGTGCGTGGTCATGACATCGAGGCCGGTGACGATGTGGTTGAGCGGCAGCGGCGCGGCCCCTTGCAACTTGGGCGTGCCAACGGCATTGCCACCCACCACCCAGCTCGTGTCGGACACCTGCGTGTGAACGGTCGCGTAAGGCACGGTTTGATCGAAGAAAGCGCTCACCGCAACGGCCTGTCCGGCTTCGACTTTCAGGTCGGCACCGTCGCTCCATGCATCGGCGCCCGGCGCAATGACAAGGCTGTCGCGGCCACCAAAGCGCAGTGTGCGCAGCGTCGCCGGCGACACCGCGTCCGCGCCGGTGCTGAGCCCCACGCTCGCGGCCGCAATGCGCAGCGGAGCCTTGCCAAATCTGTTAGAGAAACGGATGCGGATGCGATCGCCTCCCAGCGCGGTCTCGAACTGCTGACGCAATGTCTGCCCGCGGAACAGGTCGCCGCCGGGCTTGGGGGCTGCGGCCTTGGCGAGAGGATTCGCGGTCAACTCACGAAAATCCACCGGTGCAACGGCCCAGCTGGTCACCCAATGCGCCTCGACCGGCTGCTTAGGCCGTTCATCCGGTTGAACAGCCTGCACGGCCACCGCGGCGGCCAGCAGCAACAGCCCGACCGCAGCCACACCATGCCGCAAAACACCTTGGCAAAGAACAGAAAGCCAATGCGAACCCAGTTTCATGCGCGCAAAGCGACTCAGTTTACGGAGCCTCCTTGCCCTCTCGTGTGACGAGGTCTAGTGCATCGTTACCAAGTGTCTACATACGGCCGGGCAACTTCAACCGACCGGCCGGCCGATGCAAGTCCACGCACCAGCCAGGTGCGCGTTTCGGCAGGATCGATCACCGCATCGATCTCCAGCGTTTGCGCCATGTGAATCGCTTCGCCGTTGGCGTACTGCTGCGCCACGAGCTTCTTGAACAGCGCGTCGCGCGCGGCACCTTCAGGCTCCGCGGCAAGCTCCTTGCGGTAGCCCAGCCGCACCGCGCCTTCGAGCCCCATGGCGCCGAACTCGCCTGTGGGCCACGCCACCGTGAATACCGGTGCGTCGAAGCCGCCGGCCGTCATGGCCTGCGCACCCAGGCCATAGCCCTTGCGAAGCACCACCGCAAAGAAAGGCACGCGCAGGTGCGAGGCCACCATGAACATGCGGCACACGTGGCGCACCTGAGCCTGCGCTTCGATCTCCGGCCCGACCATGAAGCCGGGCGTGTCGCACAGCGAGACGATCGGCAGCCCGTGCGCATTGCACAGCTGCATGAAGCGCGCAGACTTGTCAGCCGCCTCCACGTCGATGGCGCCGCCCAGGTGATGCGGGTTGTTGGCCATCAAGCCCACGGGCTTGCCCTCGATGCGCGCCAGGGCGGTGACAATGCCGGCGCCGAAGCCGGCGCGCAGTTCGAGCAGCGAGCCCGTGTCGGCCACGCCGCGCATTGCCGCGCGCACGTCGTACACGCGCAGCCGGTTCTCGGGCACCACATGGCGCAGCGCGCGCGGGTCGGCGCAATGCCAGTCGGCCACCGGCCCCTGGAAGTACGAGAGGTATTGCTTGGCCGCGGCCACCGCAGCAGCTTCGTCCTCGACCAGGATGTCGATCACGCCGTTGCGCGACTGCACGCTGCTCGGCCCGATCTGCTCCGGCGCGAATGTGCCGAGCCCGCCGCCCTCGATCATTGCGGGGCCGCTCATGCCGATGTTGCTTGCCTTGGTGGCAATGATCACGTCGGCGCAACCCAGCAGCGCCGCATTGCCCGCAAAGCAGCGGCCATGCACGATGCCCACCACCGGCACCTTGCCCGATAGCGCCGCGAACTGGCTGAAGGTGTGGTTGTTGAGGCCCGCGACGATCGGCATGTCGGTATCGCCGGGCCGCCCACCGCCGCCCTCGGCGAACAGCACCACCGGCAGCTTCAGCTGGTGCGCCACCGCCAGCAGCCGATCGGTCTTGTGGTGATTGCGCATGCCTTGCGTGCCGGCGAGCACCGTGTAGTCATAGGCCAGCACGGCGCAGCGCGAAGCTTCCGGCCCGAACAGCTTGGCGTTGATGCTGCCAAGGCCCGTCACCATGCCGTCCGCCGGTGTGTTGGCAATCAGGTCTTCGAGCGTGCGCCGCCTGGTTTGCGCGGCAATGGCAAGTGCACCGTATTCGATGAAGTTGCCCGGGTCCGATGCGGTGTCGCACAGTTCGGCAATGTTCTCGCGCGCGGTGCGCCCACCCTGCGCATGCCGCTTGGCCACCGCTGCCTCGCGGTTTGCGTCGAGCGTGTAGGCGTGGCGGTCGATTACCTTCTGCAGATCGGGGCGGATGGCATCGGGATCGTGCCCGGCGTGTGCCTCGGCTTCGGCAGCCTGCGCATCGACGGGCTCCAGCCGCACCAACGACTGGCCCTCGACCAGGTAGTCGCCGGGTTCGGCCAGCAGCGCGATCACCCTGCCTGCGGCGGGCGCGTGCAGCAGGTGCTCCATCTTCATCGCTTCGAGCACGCCAAGCTGCGCACCGGCGGGCAGCACATCGCCCAGCGCAACCTCGAACTGCACCAGCTTCGCGGGCATGGGGGCCTTGACCGTGAGGCCGTCTTCGTCATCCGGGCGATCCGCCGGTGCCGTGTTCCGGGCTTCGGAAGCAGATGCACTCTTTCTCGGGCTCTTCTTTTCGAACGCAACCGCCGAGGCGAGCAGGTCGCCCAGGTGCGCTTCCACGAAGCGGGTGTGCACCGCCTGGCTGGCGAACTCGGGCCGCGCTGCAATGGCACGCAGCAATGCAAGGTTGGTGGCAATGCCGTCGAAGTGGCATTCGTCCAGCGCGCGAAGAGAGCGGCGCAAGGCATCGGCGAAGTGCGGCGACGGCGAATGCACGATCAGCTTGGCAAGCAGCGTGTCGTAATGCGGCGAAGGCGCAAGGCCTGCATAGCCATGCGTGTCGATGCGCACGCCCGGCCCGGCTGGCAGGTCGAAGCGCGCGAGCGTGCCGCTGGATGGCCGTGCATTGCCGTGTGCATCGAGCGTTTCCGCGTTGATGCGCCATTGCACCGCAAAGCCGCGCTGCGGCGCGGTGCGGTCCGCATCCACGCCCAGCGCATTCAGCGGCTGGCCGGCGGCCACCGCAATCTGCAGTTGCACAAGGTCGAGCCCCGTCACGGCTTCGGTCACCGTGTGCTCCACCTGCAGCCGGGGGTTGGCTTCGATGAAGACGAAGGGCAGCGTGGCCGATTCGGTATCGACCAGAAATTCGAAGGTGCCCAGGCTGCGGTAGTTCACGGCCT from Variovorax paradoxus includes these protein-coding regions:
- a CDS encoding BTH_I0359 family protein — protein: MNAIDILTGPAMNMLYDSESFVVVHVQPNESDTPAQPNVPVLERHGFEIVDKRSGKEVYLDGSWAELFQQQIAAWQLNTPTQEEVEDTLEGYAELAHTPVLVH
- a CDS encoding AbrB family transcriptional regulator; the encoded protein is MSLRFPVRVLATLLLALAAAEICLALHTPLPWMIGPLLAVSLASIAGAPTASYTPLRNAGQWTIGTVLGLYFTPAVVALVAGVWWAIALAIAWALLLGWGFGRWLHALHAKRMPHVPAKSMRATTYFAGAIGGASEMTLLSESAGARTDLVAAAHSLRLVVVTVTIPFAMQWSGLHGLEINPPMVREVNASGLLLLALATGIGGLAMRALGRTNPWFMGPLVVAMGFTIAGQALSAVPTWMSNTAQLVIAVSLGVRFSREFLYTAPRWLGSVALGTVVMLVVCAGAAWLLARATGLHPATMILGTSPGGIAEMSITAKVLQLGVPVVTAFQVCRLVAVLLLVGPMYRWIYGRK
- a CDS encoding ChaN family lipoprotein, which gives rise to MRCQPLPARAPRFLVPLLAAVVLAGCSAFSPGPDAPVAQRAAALLPADALILGEQHDAAEHHAIERETVEALASQGKLAAVLLEMAEEGNSTARLDRTATEAQVQAALGWNDKAWPWRSYGPAVMAAVRAGVPVIGANMPRARMKNAMADVSLDVQLNGEAYTAQQDAVREGHCKLLPEAQIVPMTRIQVGRDRAMAQAIVKARQPGKTVLLISGAGHATKVLGVPQHLPTDVSFKTVRLQAGGDSPESDEDNKGAYDAVWRTPALPPKDYCAGMRAPA
- a CDS encoding aminotransferase class III-fold pyridoxal phosphate-dependent enzyme; translation: MAYQDFNMGNQWLPFTPNRHFQKDPRVFVAADGMTFTTHDGKKVIDGISSLWCVGAGHNRKPINEAIKKQLDTLDYATAFQVSNDKAFKAAEMIASLAPGDLNKVLFCNSGSEAADTSMKVALAYHRARGEGHRNVFIGREKGYHGVGFGGMSVGGIPGNRKVFGSAFLPRVDHMRFIHDPVNHAYIHNEEPVWAEDPLVELETRILPLHDPSNIAAIIVEPVAGSAGWYLPPKGYLKRLREICDKHGILLIFDEVITGFGRMGTNFASDYFGVVPDMLNFAKCVTNGVIPLGGVICRDKLYDAMMKTDAPEHVVEFFHGYTYSGHPVACAAAIATLDLFKEEKLFARAGEMGKVLGDAFHSAFKGLPNVIGIRSLGLAAAVELAPIAGTPGKRAYDIFLDCFHKGALVRPAGDVLVIAPPYIVEKQHIDTLVNALADSIKKFA
- a CDS encoding S1 family peptidase; this translates as MKHLLLPFALALATALTATASSAQDARSSSALAPDALFTRVSPNVWVVQATDAQGKVLASGSAVATGPGTAVTSCQLLAKASTVALKRDNVSYGAALVFPDVARDMCQLRIANFAAPPLGIAPANALQVGMPLYIVGSPRGKELTLGVGMLAGLRRNDAGQLEALQLAAQPEAGLGGAGIFDAQGRLVGLAGGAPAGSASANLAMPASWIAELPTRGQLAIERLAMQPATNSATSPESRTSNQARPSVVEYQLHDRLTNVYRKVVYRADPSTDDRISFNNGGWIEKPGGEVVGLTTAIAGEFDTAMPPGGWARENLTEEAAWRTRYDSTRSGTRINMDLSATVMEDTTLTVGGQEYKVVRIEYRGYTQRFANAGAVGGNQYGRYQAEVWFSRELGRVIRFEAKTRGGASGGAFQVNEALELVSLR
- the purU gene encoding formyltetrahydrofolate deformylase, which gives rise to MSAYILTLSCPDRVGIVHAVSGFLLERGGNIEEAAQYNDHGTGLFFMRVRFACSDHTEAALREQLATFGAGFGMNLQLHAAAQPMKTVILVSKEGHCLNDLLFRWKSGLLAIDVRAIISNHRDFYQLAASYNVPFHHIPVTAATKAQGEAKQLEIIEAEGAELVVLARYMQILSNDLCNSLAGRAINIHHSFLPSFKGAKPYYQAHDRGVKLIGATAHYVTADLDEGPIIEQDVARADHTDTVEDLTARGRDTESQVLARAVKWHSEHRVLLNGHRTVVFR
- a CDS encoding GDSL-type esterase/lipase family protein, with protein sequence MTANPLAKAAAPKPGGDLFRGQTLRQQFETALGGDRIRIRFSNRFGKAPLRIAAASVGLSTGADAVSPATLRTLRFGGRDSLVIAPGADAWSDGADLKVEAGQAVAVSAFFDQTVPYATVHTQVSDTSWVVGGNAVGTPKLQGAAPLPLNHIVTGLDVMTTHPVRVVVAFGDSITAGGGEAGQGAYPDLLATRLRNSPSAAQPVSVINTGIGGNRLLTDGIGPSGLSRFARDALGQTGVTHVVVLLGTNDIGRSVLVGMARLPTPEHEVPTAERITEGLQQLIKQARAKGVKVLIGTVPPFKNTVYWNEASEAMRAEVNRWIRSRHDVDAVIDFDAVLRNPADPLALNPLYDNGDHLHPNKAGHAAMAAAVDLRELQE
- a CDS encoding DUF2846 domain-containing protein produces the protein MRSWIGGFLLAFLAAGLFGCSASGPRHSEMEQSLPSLGENEGRIYFYRNSILGAAIQPEVLLNGQVVGKSQPSSFFFVDRPAGSYRATARTEAEGSIDIALRPRQTAYIEMSISMGLLVGRPAFERVAEPEGRKALPSLAYGGKLPLTVKAAQAPATNAPLTPTASASPSVATATPVARPSLVPIAVAPGTQGPAATAAQPQAVTPASPVPAGSDATPFAKTSINDLRLLLQANR
- a CDS encoding DUF3108 domain-containing protein, translated to MPTLAASPFPSLAPPARPSWRALAGLTLAVGLVHVLLLGLAPTAIGPDPSPLANKFTTRTIVIAPPAPEKPAAPAAAAAAPAEAKPPPPAKPRRPREPSRPRPAAAAPEPMPVPAPQVFEEPPPETRALTAQNAIDSGAITPEPPASAPAGAALGGAGSTSNAGIGDGGAAGAASATAGNVVGPEALRIPGSVKLAFAVTGQQGASPMQGVFGDLAWLQDGSSYDARLSLKFLFRTIRSQHSTGKIGPTGIEPDRFSEARKGEVASHFLRDQGQVMFSNNAPSVPLLPGAQDRLSVVMQLGGMLAGDPGRYPAGSRISIQTIGPRDAGVWVFNIEGEEQMTVPAGDFAVRKLTRSPRREFDDKIEIWLAPALGYLPVRMKQTQANGDFADMQLRESLPAGPSN
- a CDS encoding YXWGXW repeat-containing protein; this translates as MKKLAITLSIGAASLLSAGGALMVPTAAHAQPGVYVEVPPPPPRYERVPPPRRGYVWAPGHYEWRGGRHVWVRGMYVRARPGYAYRAPEWRERDGRWEYRRGQWDRDGDGVPNRHDRRPNNPNRN